A genomic segment from Alkalilimnicola ehrlichii MLHE-1 encodes:
- a CDS encoding sodium:solute symporter family protein, producing MEGSQQILNLTVVGLTFALYIGIAIWARTGSTSEFYVAGKGVNPVANGMATAADWMSAASFISMAGLIAFLGFTGGAFLMGWTGGYVLMALLLAPYLRKFGKFTVPEFIGDRFYSKTARVIAVICLLAISITYVIGQMRGVGIAFSNILEVPLTVGLISGMVVVFIYAVFGGMKGITYTQIAQYCVMIFAYTVPAVFIAIAITGVPIPQIGLGSTLAGSDTYLLEALDQTLVDLGFAAYSATEGGFNMLNMFLLTISLMIGTAGLPHVIIRFFTVPRIRDARKSAGWSLVFIALLYTTAPAVGAMAMWNLLDTVLVDRHSIGEAEAHTRYEDLPDWMYRWEQTGLLQWEDKNNDGRIQYYNDGNAEFDQMAREQWGWEGSEITNLDRDIIVLANPEIAGLPTWVIALVAAGGIAAALSTAAGLLLAISSAVSHDLLKGVFKPDISEKNEMLAARISMAVAIIFAGYLGLNPPGFAAEVVALAFGLAAASLFPTLMMGIFYRKMNREGAIAGMLAGLIVTLGYVFTYKGFLFFPQLALLPDTAEYWLFGINPAAFGVIGAVANGIVSFAVAKMTAPPPAEIQKLVESVRVPRAD from the coding sequence ATGGAAGGATCTCAACAGATACTCAACCTGACCGTGGTGGGTCTCACCTTCGCGCTCTACATCGGTATCGCGATCTGGGCCCGCACCGGTAGCACCAGCGAGTTCTACGTGGCCGGCAAGGGGGTCAACCCCGTCGCCAACGGCATGGCCACGGCCGCTGACTGGATGTCCGCCGCCAGCTTCATCTCCATGGCCGGCCTGATTGCCTTCCTGGGCTTTACGGGTGGCGCCTTCCTGATGGGCTGGACCGGTGGCTACGTGTTGATGGCCCTGCTGCTGGCCCCCTACCTGCGTAAGTTCGGTAAGTTCACGGTGCCCGAGTTCATCGGCGACCGGTTCTACTCGAAGACGGCGCGGGTGATTGCGGTCATCTGCCTGCTGGCCATCTCCATCACCTACGTTATCGGCCAGATGCGCGGCGTCGGTATCGCCTTCTCCAACATCCTGGAGGTGCCGCTGACCGTGGGCCTGATCTCCGGCATGGTGGTGGTGTTCATCTACGCTGTGTTCGGCGGTATGAAGGGTATCACCTATACCCAGATCGCCCAGTACTGCGTGATGATCTTCGCCTACACCGTCCCGGCGGTCTTCATCGCCATCGCCATCACCGGCGTGCCGATCCCGCAGATCGGTCTCGGCAGCACCCTCGCCGGCTCCGACACCTATCTGTTGGAGGCGCTGGACCAGACCCTGGTGGACTTGGGCTTTGCGGCCTACTCGGCCACCGAGGGCGGCTTCAACATGCTCAACATGTTCCTGCTGACCATCTCCCTGATGATCGGTACCGCAGGTCTGCCGCACGTGATCATCCGGTTCTTCACCGTGCCGCGTATCCGCGACGCGCGTAAGTCCGCCGGCTGGTCCCTGGTCTTTATCGCCCTGCTCTACACCACCGCCCCGGCTGTGGGTGCCATGGCGATGTGGAACCTGCTCGACACCGTGCTGGTGGACCGCCACAGCATCGGTGAGGCTGAGGCCCACACCCGGTATGAGGACCTGCCCGACTGGATGTACCGCTGGGAGCAGACCGGTCTGCTGCAGTGGGAGGACAAGAACAACGACGGCCGTATCCAGTACTACAACGACGGCAATGCGGAGTTCGACCAGATGGCCCGCGAGCAGTGGGGCTGGGAAGGCTCGGAGATCACCAACCTGGACCGTGACATCATCGTGCTGGCCAACCCGGAGATCGCCGGTCTGCCGACCTGGGTGATCGCCCTGGTGGCGGCGGGTGGTATCGCGGCGGCGCTGTCCACCGCGGCCGGTCTGCTATTGGCCATCTCCTCGGCGGTTTCGCACGACTTGCTCAAAGGCGTGTTCAAACCCGATATCAGCGAGAAGAACGAGATGCTCGCGGCCCGTATCTCCATGGCCGTCGCCATTATCTTCGCGGGGTATCTGGGCTTGAACCCACCAGGCTTCGCGGCCGAGGTGGTGGCGCTGGCCTTCGGTCTCGCCGCGGCCAGCCTCTTCCCGACCCTGATGATGGGCATCTTCTACCGGAAGATGAACCGCGAAGGGGCCATCGCCGGCATGCTGGCGGGTCTGATCGTGACCCTGGGTTACGTCTTCACCTACAAGGGCTTCCTGTTCTTCCCGCAGCTGGCCCTGCTGCCGGACACCGCCGAGTACTGGCTGTTCGGTATCAACCCGGCCGCATTCGGTGTGATCGGCGCCGTGGCGAACGGCATTGTCTCCTTCGCCGTGGCGAAGATGACCGCGCCGCCGCCGGCCGAGATCCAGAAGCTGGTGGAGAGCGTGCGTGTGCCGCGCGCCGACTGA
- a CDS encoding DUF4212 domain-containing protein — MSDSENQVTKDRGEYWRKNLKIIGGCLVVWAFVSLVLGVLLADWLNNFSIGGYPLGFWFAQQGSIYVFLVIIFFYAWRMNKLDREYDVYED; from the coding sequence ATGTCTGATTCGGAAAATCAGGTGACAAAAGACAGAGGCGAATACTGGCGAAAGAACCTCAAGATCATTGGGGGTTGCCTGGTCGTCTGGGCGTTTGTCTCGCTGGTACTCGGCGTGTTGCTCGCCGACTGGCTGAATAACTTCAGCATCGGCGGCTATCCGCTCGGGTTCTGGTTCGCGCAGCAAGGCTCGATCTACGTGTTCCTCGTGATCATCTTCTTCTATGCCTGGCGCATGAACAAACTGGATCGCGAATACGACGTCTACGAAGACTGA
- a CDS encoding DUF294 nucleotidyltransferase-like domain-containing protein produces MGDDQHNKAEQGAASDRGDVRVFLRQYAPFDDMTDEHLGYLVDRLAIRVYARGEALTHPDRGPVDRLFIIRSGRVGGESPRGDDQEAGNVWELRAGECFPVGALVTGKPARTIHRALEETTCLELEEGDFTHLLHVSEEFHAFCTRRLSTMLDQLLAQYQSQEVKGLGNGDTSLDIPLGERLRREPVTCREETTIKEALQAMDTQRVGSIVVTDDRLRPLGVFTLHDLLRRVALPQVPLDRPMREVMTSDPVSMPRSAFAFEAAMVMAQHGIHHVCVVERGRLQGVISERDLFTLQRVGLVNLTRSIRRAASVEALAPLQADIHRLVGQMIDQGVKVAQIMQMITLLNDHIGERIIQLCLAEADDDVSDIDFCWIAFGSEGRQEQTLKTDQDNGILFMVDDDGPDADAIRARLVPVAQRINQALDRCGYPLCPGNIMAGNPECCLSLEEWQQRFKRWIDQGTPEHLLKAAIFFDFRVIHGPTGGAEGLRTWLLERTSRNSRFRKQMAANALRNRPPLGVIRDFVTRTHGDQRNVIDLKLNGVTPFVDAARIFSLAHRLPATNTVDRLEQAAEAGALVRGDVEAWVIAYHYIQVLRTRQHQEQAAAGKPLSNHVSPNELNELDKKILKEAFREARKLQSKLTSEYQL; encoded by the coding sequence ATGGGCGACGACCAACACAACAAGGCGGAGCAGGGCGCAGCGTCCGATCGGGGCGACGTGCGGGTCTTTCTTCGCCAGTATGCGCCCTTCGACGACATGACCGATGAGCACTTGGGCTATCTGGTGGACCGCTTGGCCATCCGTGTCTATGCCCGGGGCGAGGCGCTGACCCATCCCGACCGCGGCCCTGTCGACCGGCTGTTTATCATTCGTTCCGGCCGGGTGGGCGGGGAGTCGCCGCGGGGTGACGATCAAGAGGCGGGCAACGTCTGGGAATTGCGCGCGGGTGAGTGCTTCCCGGTGGGCGCCCTGGTGACCGGCAAGCCGGCGCGGACCATCCATCGCGCCCTGGAGGAGACCACCTGCCTCGAACTCGAGGAAGGCGACTTTACCCATTTGCTGCACGTGTCGGAGGAGTTTCATGCCTTCTGCACCCGGCGCCTCTCCACCATGCTGGACCAACTACTGGCCCAGTATCAGAGCCAGGAGGTGAAGGGGCTGGGCAACGGCGACACCTCGCTGGACATCCCGCTGGGCGAGCGGCTGCGGCGGGAACCGGTGACCTGCCGGGAGGAGACCACAATAAAAGAAGCGTTGCAGGCCATGGATACCCAGCGGGTGGGGAGCATTGTCGTCACCGATGACCGGCTTCGCCCACTGGGGGTCTTTACCCTGCACGACCTGCTGCGCCGGGTGGCCCTGCCCCAGGTGCCGCTCGATCGCCCCATGCGCGAGGTGATGACCTCCGACCCGGTATCCATGCCGCGGTCGGCCTTCGCCTTCGAGGCGGCCATGGTCATGGCGCAGCACGGCATCCACCACGTCTGTGTGGTGGAGCGGGGCCGCCTGCAGGGGGTGATCTCCGAGCGCGACCTGTTCACGCTGCAACGGGTGGGGTTGGTCAATCTCACCCGCAGCATCCGTCGGGCGGCCAGTGTCGAGGCCCTGGCGCCGCTGCAGGCGGACATCCACCGCCTGGTCGGGCAGATGATCGACCAGGGGGTCAAGGTCGCGCAGATCATGCAGATGATCACCCTGCTCAACGATCATATCGGTGAGCGCATCATCCAGCTCTGCCTGGCCGAGGCCGATGATGACGTCTCCGATATCGACTTTTGCTGGATCGCCTTCGGCAGCGAAGGGCGACAGGAACAGACCCTGAAAACCGACCAGGACAACGGCATCCTGTTCATGGTCGATGACGACGGCCCCGATGCCGACGCCATCCGTGCGCGGCTGGTGCCGGTCGCCCAGCGCATCAACCAGGCCCTGGACCGCTGCGGCTATCCCCTCTGCCCCGGCAACATCATGGCCGGCAACCCGGAGTGCTGCCTGTCGCTGGAGGAGTGGCAGCAGCGCTTCAAGCGCTGGATCGACCAGGGGACACCGGAGCACCTGCTCAAGGCCGCCATCTTTTTCGACTTCCGGGTCATCCACGGGCCCACCGGCGGGGCCGAGGGGCTTCGGACCTGGTTGCTGGAGCGGACTTCACGCAACAGCCGGTTCCGCAAGCAGATGGCGGCCAACGCCCTGCGCAACCGGCCCCCGCTGGGGGTGATCCGCGATTTCGTCACCCGAACCCACGGTGATCAGCGCAACGTCATCGACCTCAAGCTCAACGGCGTCACGCCCTTCGTGGACGCGGCGCGTATCTTTTCCCTGGCCCACCGGCTCCCGGCCACCAACACGGTGGACCGCCTGGAGCAGGCGGCCGAGGCCGGTGCCCTGGTCCGGGGGGATGTGGAGGCGTGGGTTATCGCCTACCACTATATTCAGGTGCTGCGCACCCGGCAGCACCAGGAGCAGGCAGCGGCCGGGAAGCCGCTCAGCAATCATGTTTCACCCAACGAACTCAATGAACTGGATAAAAAGATTCTCAAGGAGGCATTTCGCGAGGCGAGGAAACTACAATCAAAACTCACTTCGGAGTATCAACTGTAA
- a CDS encoding 3'-5' exonuclease: MRQRPFVTWVLTGAVAVAAAIVVLAVYSVTPSEPGGTDNTALVASLGVLGVVAVGLVSWLLLERLLMRPSRKLSRGVRALLESRQANQEIILPRRHALGDLPTTVESLADALRKSRRETRKAMQSATAELSEQKTWLETILQGLSEGVLVCNRQHQIMLYNRAAGTILGHPEAIGLGRPLFNVLSSPPVQHTLERLERRHKGDVDLPTELSAPFVCTSADAQRMFHGRMALIQNSQGQITGYLITLVDISSDLTRLAQGDAVRRALTRDLRGVVGNLRAAAETVASYPDMKPEERQSFDAVIRSESEKLSEQIDELAHQIRGYNLGRWPMADVFVGDLVNCLQQRLMDLPDVRLTLVGLPLWVHGDSLSLMLALDCLVRQVHDHTGATAFDVEALLGDTRVYVDISWQGEPITTGELNRWMAIPCGGDEVGGQHLGDILERHGCEPWSQTGRREGQALLRLPLMMSRRPQFMEEEERLPARPEFYDFGLMQEYAGDEALAARRLADLSFVVFDCEMTGLNPEGGDEIISIAGVRVVNGRVLTGETFDRIINPGRPIPPGSVRFHGITDDDVQDKPPIEVVLPQFKSFVGDAVLVAHNAAFDMKFISMKEREAGVRFDNPVLDTLLLSALLDGDEEDHSLDALCDRYGIAITGRHTALGDTLATAELLVRIIERLEAQGYQTFGEVMKASRMAAELRHRSAVFSAQGEGMESSRT, translated from the coding sequence ATGCGGCAGCGGCCCTTCGTCACCTGGGTCCTGACGGGCGCAGTTGCCGTCGCCGCCGCCATAGTGGTGCTCGCGGTCTACAGCGTCACGCCCAGCGAGCCGGGGGGCACCGATAACACCGCGCTGGTGGCCAGCCTCGGGGTACTTGGGGTGGTGGCCGTCGGGCTGGTCAGCTGGCTCTTGCTGGAGCGCCTGTTGATGCGGCCCTCCCGGAAGCTCAGCCGCGGGGTCCGGGCGCTGCTGGAATCCCGCCAGGCGAACCAGGAGATCATCCTCCCCCGGCGCCATGCCCTCGGGGACCTGCCGACCACGGTGGAGTCACTGGCCGATGCGTTGCGCAAGTCGCGGCGAGAGACCCGCAAGGCCATGCAATCGGCCACCGCCGAACTCTCCGAGCAGAAGACCTGGCTGGAGACCATCCTGCAGGGACTCAGCGAAGGGGTGCTGGTCTGCAACCGCCAGCACCAGATCATGCTCTACAACCGGGCGGCCGGGACTATCCTCGGACACCCGGAGGCCATCGGTCTCGGCCGCCCCCTGTTCAACGTGCTCTCCAGTCCGCCGGTGCAGCACACCCTGGAGCGCCTGGAGCGCCGCCACAAGGGCGATGTGGACCTGCCGACGGAACTCTCCGCCCCCTTCGTCTGCACCAGCGCCGATGCCCAGCGCATGTTCCATGGGCGCATGGCCTTGATTCAGAACAGCCAGGGCCAGATTACCGGTTATCTCATCACCCTGGTGGACATCTCCAGCGATCTCACCCGACTGGCCCAGGGTGACGCCGTGCGCCGGGCGCTCACCCGCGACCTGCGTGGCGTGGTGGGCAACCTGCGCGCCGCCGCGGAGACCGTGGCCAGCTATCCGGACATGAAGCCGGAGGAGCGCCAGTCGTTCGATGCCGTCATTCGCAGCGAGAGTGAGAAGCTGAGCGAGCAGATCGACGAGCTGGCCCACCAGATCCGGGGCTACAACCTGGGGCGGTGGCCCATGGCCGACGTCTTCGTGGGGGATCTGGTCAACTGCCTGCAGCAGCGGCTGATGGACCTCCCGGACGTCCGGTTGACCCTGGTGGGGCTGCCGCTCTGGGTCCATGGCGACAGCCTTTCACTGATGCTGGCGCTGGATTGCCTGGTGCGACAGGTGCATGACCATACCGGCGCGACGGCCTTCGATGTGGAGGCGTTGCTGGGCGATACCCGGGTGTACGTGGACATCAGCTGGCAGGGCGAGCCGATCACTACCGGCGAGCTGAACCGCTGGATGGCGATCCCCTGCGGCGGCGATGAGGTGGGCGGCCAGCACCTGGGGGATATCCTGGAGCGGCATGGCTGTGAGCCCTGGAGCCAGACGGGCAGGCGCGAGGGGCAGGCCTTGTTGCGCTTGCCGCTGATGATGTCCCGCCGGCCCCAGTTCATGGAGGAGGAGGAGCGGCTGCCGGCACGGCCCGAGTTCTACGACTTCGGGCTGATGCAGGAGTATGCCGGGGACGAGGCCCTGGCGGCCCGGCGGCTGGCCGACCTGAGTTTCGTGGTGTTCGATTGCGAGATGACCGGGCTGAACCCCGAGGGGGGCGATGAGATCATCTCCATCGCCGGGGTCCGGGTGGTGAACGGCCGGGTACTGACCGGTGAGACCTTTGACCGAATCATCAATCCGGGACGCCCCATCCCGCCTGGCTCCGTGCGCTTCCACGGCATCACCGACGACGATGTGCAGGACAAGCCGCCCATCGAGGTGGTGCTGCCCCAGTTTAAATCCTTCGTGGGGGACGCCGTCCTGGTGGCGCACAATGCCGCCTTCGATATGAAGTTCATCAGCATGAAGGAGCGCGAGGCCGGGGTGCGCTTCGATAATCCGGTGCTCGACACCCTGCTGCTCTCGGCCCTGCTGGACGGTGATGAGGAGGACCACTCGCTGGACGCGCTGTGCGACCGCTACGGCATTGCCATCACCGGCCGTCACACCGCTCTGGGCGATACCCTGGCCACCGCCGAGCTGCTGGTTCGTATCATTGAGCGGCTGGAGGCGCAGGGCTACCAGACGTTCGGCGAGGTGATGAAGGCCTCGCGGATGGCCGCGGAACTCCGCCACCGCTCCGCGGTCTTCAGTGCACAGGGCGAGGGGATGGAGTCCTCCCGCACCTGA
- a CDS encoding response regulator transcription factor, with the protein MESHSVLVVDDEPNIVLSLRFLMQAEGYPVHVACDGCQALELARVHRPRVILLDLMLPGEDGYEVCQRLREVPGGRDAGVIMLTARGRQTEREKGLALGADDYVTKPFSTRDLLRRVAHYMKAGRDTPLASAPTPIAGSM; encoded by the coding sequence ATGGAGTCCCATTCCGTTCTCGTTGTCGACGATGAGCCCAACATTGTCCTCTCCCTGCGTTTTCTGATGCAGGCGGAGGGCTATCCGGTGCATGTGGCCTGCGACGGATGCCAGGCCCTGGAACTGGCGCGGGTCCATCGGCCCCGAGTGATCCTGCTCGACCTGATGCTGCCTGGTGAGGACGGCTACGAGGTCTGCCAGCGGTTACGCGAGGTGCCGGGGGGCCGGGATGCGGGCGTTATCATGCTCACGGCCCGTGGGCGCCAAACCGAGCGTGAGAAGGGCCTGGCGCTGGGCGCGGACGATTACGTGACCAAGCCATTCAGCACCCGGGATCTGCTCCGGCGGGTGGCGCACTACATGAAGGCCGGCCGCGATACACCGCTGGCCTCCGCACCGACGCCGATCGCCGGAAGTATGTAA
- a CDS encoding DUF294 nucleotidyltransferase-like domain-containing protein, producing MAGYSELFLRTAKDAMRPAVVVCDRTTPCEKVIARLAETGSNCAVITRGGGRVVGQLSGRDVAHRVAFRVAPETPVSEVLTGPVRVARHDERLYRLVGVMRVTRAQYLPVVDDAGRVIGLLSRADALGAGLPRYLERLDRFAQSATVSGLRAIRQAQSDLAGDLLADRLDAPEIQALLSGINEDIYRQLTANAVEGLALDGWGRPPAAFAVMVMGSGGRRESFLGPDQDNGLIIADYPDAEHTAVDAYFAEFAARLNRDLDQVGIPYCQGHVMARNPLWRKSHSQWLAQLDYWMRSRRPQVLLNASVLLDFRVVCGDVALGQSLRRLMVERVGGSPGFMRALMLADSPKEVGLGWFDRLVTESDDSIHQGEINLKRHGIMPIVEAVRLYALAHGVEATATRERMRRLHELGALNTNDLDALTHAHGFMCHLLLAHQVQEVAAGRAPRPHLPPETLTRREHDQLVRSMKTSQGLLRRLRKTLVGDI from the coding sequence GTGGCTGGGTATTCGGAGCTCTTCCTGCGCACTGCCAAGGACGCCATGCGTCCGGCCGTGGTGGTCTGTGACCGTACCACCCCCTGCGAAAAGGTCATTGCGCGGCTCGCGGAGACGGGAAGCAATTGCGCCGTGATCACCCGCGGCGGGGGGCGGGTGGTCGGGCAGTTGAGTGGCCGCGACGTGGCCCATCGCGTGGCCTTCAGGGTGGCGCCGGAGACGCCGGTAAGTGAGGTGCTGACCGGGCCGGTGCGGGTGGCGCGGCACGATGAGCGGTTGTACCGCCTGGTGGGGGTGATGCGTGTCACCCGTGCGCAATACCTGCCGGTGGTGGACGATGCCGGGCGGGTGATTGGCCTGTTGTCCCGGGCCGACGCCCTGGGTGCGGGATTGCCCCGCTACCTCGAGCGCCTGGACCGGTTCGCCCAGTCGGCGACGGTATCCGGCCTGCGCGCCATCCGGCAGGCCCAGTCCGACCTGGCCGGCGACCTGCTGGCGGACAGGCTGGATGCCCCCGAGATCCAGGCCCTGCTGTCCGGAATCAACGAGGACATCTACCGCCAGCTCACTGCCAACGCCGTGGAGGGTCTGGCGCTGGATGGCTGGGGGCGGCCGCCGGCGGCCTTCGCGGTCATGGTGATGGGCTCGGGAGGCCGGCGTGAGAGCTTCCTCGGGCCGGATCAGGACAATGGCCTGATCATCGCCGACTACCCGGACGCCGAGCACACCGCGGTGGATGCCTATTTCGCGGAGTTCGCCGCCCGGCTCAACCGGGATCTGGACCAGGTGGGGATCCCCTACTGCCAGGGGCACGTCATGGCCCGCAACCCACTCTGGCGGAAGAGCCACAGCCAGTGGCTGGCACAACTCGACTACTGGATGCGCAGCCGCCGTCCCCAGGTACTGCTCAACGCCAGTGTGTTGCTGGACTTTCGGGTGGTCTGCGGGGACGTTGCCCTCGGGCAGTCGCTGCGCCGCCTGATGGTGGAGCGGGTGGGCGGCTCACCGGGATTCATGCGGGCGTTGATGCTGGCCGACTCGCCGAAAGAGGTGGGGCTGGGGTGGTTTGACCGCTTGGTCACGGAGTCCGATGACTCGATCCACCAGGGCGAGATCAATCTCAAACGCCACGGCATCATGCCCATCGTCGAGGCGGTGCGCCTATATGCGTTGGCCCATGGGGTGGAGGCGACCGCCACCCGGGAGCGCATGAGGCGGCTCCATGAACTGGGGGCGCTGAACACCAATGACCTGGACGCGCTGACCCACGCCCATGGCTTCATGTGCCACCTGCTGCTCGCCCACCAGGTCCAGGAGGTGGCGGCGGGCCGCGCGCCCCGGCCGCACCTGCCGCCGGAGACCCTCACCCGCCGGGAACACGATCAGTTGGTCCGCAGCATGAAGACCTCCCAGGGGCTGCTCAGGCGTCTGCGTAAGACCCTGGTCGGCGATATCTGA
- a CDS encoding proline racemase family protein, which produces MRAKASLRQLRLVDVDVGGDVHRVVMGGVAPCPGPTVRDSMDYLESRADGLRRLLISEPFGYDSMCVDLVMPACLPEAQLGYVIMEVMGYPFYSGSNTIATAAAVLEAGLVPMEEGEQSLCLEAPAGLTRVRTRNRDGVVESVTAQGSPAFIQARDESVTVPGLGTVRYDLAWSGGYYIMVDAASLGHRVAEAEINAMILTADRIVNAVQREFRYQHPELGAVGLPRFLHFMGPVERRADGRLWAASATYGHPGVIWRCPTGTGTSARLALMAARGEITPGVPLETVSPAGNAFTGVINGFSSVGGHQAVDTAITARPYPVANMDMTIDIDAPMMRPYQLHHILITPGNALTAAGRCDQNRRSSS; this is translated from the coding sequence ATGCGCGCTAAAGCCAGCCTGCGCCAGCTTCGTCTGGTGGATGTGGACGTGGGCGGGGATGTGCACCGGGTGGTGATGGGCGGGGTGGCCCCCTGCCCGGGGCCCACGGTGCGCGACAGCATGGACTATCTGGAGTCGCGCGCCGACGGCCTGCGCCGGTTGCTGATCAGCGAGCCCTTCGGTTACGACTCCATGTGCGTCGACCTGGTCATGCCCGCCTGCCTGCCGGAGGCGCAGCTGGGCTACGTCATCATGGAGGTCATGGGGTACCCCTTTTACTCCGGTTCCAACACCATCGCCACCGCGGCCGCGGTGCTGGAGGCGGGCCTGGTCCCCATGGAGGAGGGCGAGCAGTCGCTCTGCCTGGAGGCGCCGGCGGGCCTGACCCGGGTGCGCACGCGCAATCGTGACGGGGTCGTGGAGTCGGTGACCGCGCAGGGCTCGCCGGCCTTCATCCAGGCCAGGGATGAGTCCGTGACTGTGCCGGGTCTGGGGACGGTGCGCTACGACCTGGCCTGGAGCGGGGGTTATTACATCATGGTGGATGCGGCCAGTCTGGGGCATCGGGTGGCGGAGGCGGAGATCAACGCCATGATCCTGACTGCCGATCGCATCGTCAACGCCGTGCAGCGTGAATTCCGTTATCAGCACCCGGAACTGGGGGCCGTGGGGCTGCCCCGGTTCCTGCATTTCATGGGCCCCGTAGAGCGACGCGCCGACGGCAGATTGTGGGCCGCCTCCGCCACCTATGGCCATCCGGGGGTGATATGGCGCTGTCCCACCGGCACCGGGACCTCGGCCCGACTCGCGCTGATGGCGGCCCGGGGGGAGATTACGCCGGGTGTGCCCCTGGAGACGGTCTCGCCCGCCGGCAACGCCTTCACCGGCGTGATCAACGGCTTCTCCAGCGTGGGCGGGCACCAGGCGGTGGACACGGCCATCACCGCACGACCCTACCCCGTGGCGAACATGGATATGACCATCGATATCGACGCCCCCATGATGCGGCCCTACCAGCTACACCACATCCTAATCACCCCCGGTAATGCCCTGACCGCCGCCGGGCGCTGCGATCAGAATCGCCGGTCGTCGTCCTGA
- a CDS encoding alcohol dehydrogenase family protein codes for MAKKTMHAVQLTRHGDLDALVYRDDVPRPEPARGEVLIEVSACGMNNTDVWVRQGAYGTETDPDSVSTWRRGRSTLTFPRIQGTDIVGTVVAVGEGVPEARIGERVMVDFSLYNRADDSLADIDYIGHGRDGGYAEYTAVPSENAHVVDTDMSDAELATFCCAYLTGEHMLERARVQAGERVLVTGASGGVGSGIIQLCRARGAIPYAVTSRDKAEAVRGIGAEAVIPRESGDLVTAVDQATEGRPIDVVADLVAGPLFNDLLRVLRPEGRYTTAGAIAGPVVQLDLRTLYLKHLQLHGSSQGTRGDFRRLVGYIERGQVRALLYNTYRLSDFHRAQRDFMEKSYIGKLVVVPDRKWDEVGRPHAR; via the coding sequence ATGGCGAAGAAGACAATGCACGCCGTGCAACTGACCCGCCACGGTGATTTGGATGCCCTGGTCTATCGCGACGATGTGCCGCGCCCGGAACCGGCGAGGGGCGAGGTGCTGATCGAGGTCAGTGCCTGCGGCATGAACAACACCGACGTCTGGGTGCGGCAGGGGGCCTACGGCACCGAGACCGATCCGGACAGTGTCTCCACCTGGCGCCGGGGCCGCTCGACCCTGACCTTTCCGCGCATCCAGGGCACCGATATCGTCGGCACCGTCGTGGCCGTAGGCGAGGGCGTGCCCGAGGCCCGCATCGGTGAGCGGGTCATGGTGGACTTCAGCCTCTATAACCGGGCGGATGACAGCCTCGCCGATATCGACTACATCGGCCACGGCCGTGACGGGGGCTATGCCGAGTACACTGCGGTGCCCTCGGAGAACGCCCACGTGGTGGATACCGATATGAGCGACGCCGAACTGGCGACCTTCTGCTGTGCCTATCTGACCGGCGAGCACATGCTGGAACGGGCCCGGGTGCAGGCGGGGGAGCGGGTGCTGGTGACCGGTGCCTCCGGCGGCGTGGGCTCCGGCATCATACAGCTGTGCCGGGCGCGGGGCGCCATCCCCTACGCCGTGACCAGCCGGGACAAGGCAGAGGCGGTGCGCGGGATTGGTGCCGAAGCGGTCATCCCCCGTGAGAGTGGCGATCTGGTGACGGCGGTGGACCAGGCCACCGAAGGCCGGCCCATCGACGTGGTGGCCGATCTGGTGGCCGGCCCGCTGTTCAACGACCTGCTGCGGGTGCTGCGTCCGGAGGGCCGGTATACCACGGCCGGCGCCATCGCGGGGCCCGTGGTGCAGTTGGATCTGCGGACGCTCTATCTCAAGCATCTGCAACTGCACGGCTCCTCCCAGGGCACCCGCGGGGATTTTCGGCGCCTGGTCGGCTATATCGAGAGGGGGCAGGTGCGGGCGCTGCTGTACAACACCTACCGGCTCTCCGATTTCCATCGTGCGCAGCGGGATTTCATGGAAAAGTCCTATATCGGCAAGCTGGTGGTGGTGCCTGATCGAAAATGGGACGAGGTGGGCCGCCCCCATGCGCGCTAA